A genome region from Tolypothrix sp. PCC 7712 includes the following:
- the miaA gene encoding tRNA (adenosine(37)-N6)-dimethylallyltransferase MiaA: MTKLVVICGATATGKSGLGLALAMHLETVILSADSRQVYREFNIGTAKPTLAEQKLVQHYLIDICAPTNTMTVADYQEQAQALITAVANSPLLMVGGTGLYIRSIVQGMKIPRVAPQLELRSQLTELGQNQLYAMLQQVDPVAAQKIHPHDPVRTLRALEVYYVTGIPISDLQGENPPNYPILQIGLDCATDALRLRIHQRTEQMIKEGLVAEVDDLCQKYGADLPLLNTLGYQEIKQYLAGKISLEEAQELIVLHTRQFAKRQRTWFRAYPQIEWFDANDADLFAKVLQRVEEFISK; the protein is encoded by the coding sequence ATGACTAAATTAGTTGTAATTTGTGGAGCGACGGCGACGGGGAAGTCGGGTTTGGGTTTGGCTTTAGCTATGCACTTAGAGACTGTAATTCTCAGTGCTGATTCCCGCCAAGTGTACCGCGAGTTTAATATTGGCACAGCTAAACCGACATTAGCGGAACAAAAATTGGTGCAACATTATTTAATAGATATCTGCGCGCCAACAAACACGATGACGGTAGCAGATTACCAAGAACAAGCACAAGCTTTAATTACTGCTGTTGCTAATTCTCCCCTATTAATGGTTGGAGGCACTGGTTTATACATACGTTCTATTGTTCAAGGCATGAAAATTCCGCGAGTAGCACCGCAATTAGAATTGCGATCGCAACTCACAGAACTTGGTCAAAATCAACTTTACGCTATGTTACAACAAGTTGATCCTGTTGCTGCTCAAAAAATTCATCCTCATGACCCTGTACGGACTTTAAGGGCTTTAGAAGTATATTATGTAACGGGAATCCCCATTTCCGACCTACAAGGGGAGAATCCGCCAAATTACCCGATTTTACAAATTGGTTTAGATTGCGCTACTGATGCGTTACGCCTACGCATTCACCAGCGTACTGAGCAGATGATCAAAGAGGGATTGGTGGCTGAGGTCGATGATCTTTGTCAGAAATATGGTGCTGATTTACCTTTATTAAACACTTTAGGGTATCAAGAAATTAAGCAATATTTAGCTGGGAAAATTTCTTTAGAGGAAGCTCAAGAATTAATAGTTTTACATACGCGGCAATTTGCCAAGCGACAAAGGACTTGGTTTCGAGCCTATCCCCAAATTGAATGGTTTGATGCCAACGATGCTGATTTATTTGCTAAGGTTTTGCAGCGTGTGGAAGAGTTTATTAGTAAATGA
- a CDS encoding adenylate/guanylate cyclase domain-containing protein gives MLILLLLFSIGVGVALANMSSLSTSLIKSQALMNAELQAKSIIDAWNLYSSAGADRARKVKGISIIHNYLIKEGAIPPPATYAIELGKNISEQKAGMAVRLYSDYPYPWRKAEGGPRDDFEKQALTYLRQHPEENNFSRLEKKDGRSLWRYGQSVRMEASCVACHDSDPNSPKRDWQVGDVRGVLAITQSLDSFTEKTNKSLQTTFVMLGGLSVLGLTGLTLVISRLRQTTRELEVRVTERTADLAQANTDLEKRNSLIRQVFGRYLSDEIVANLLDSPEGLKLGGERRKITILTSDLRGFTAISERSQPEEVITILNIYLEYMADVITQYQGTINEFMGDGILVLFGAPMPKEDDAAKAVACACAMQLAMSAVNERLQNLGFPQLDMGIGINTGLVILGNIGSQKRTKYGVVGSQVNLTYRIESYTTGGEVLISDETLKAAGSIVQLSGHRQVQPKGVKQPITVHQVYGISGDYNLFLPIEAEDFLPLSGIIPIQYALLEEKHISTTIYQGSIVELSAKGAKIRMENAAEVSPPPAQTNIRLKLLVPNIPTELQEDIYAKVFDKPADNGSFYLHFTAKPPAIQARLDAIYQSLKGAAES, from the coding sequence GTGTTAATTCTTCTGCTCTTATTCTCTATTGGAGTAGGTGTAGCTTTAGCAAATATGTCTAGTCTTTCGACTAGCCTCATAAAATCCCAAGCACTGATGAATGCCGAATTGCAAGCAAAATCAATAATTGATGCTTGGAACCTTTATAGTAGTGCAGGTGCCGATCGCGCCAGAAAAGTTAAGGGAATTAGCATTATCCACAACTACCTGATCAAAGAAGGTGCAATTCCTCCCCCTGCAACTTACGCCATTGAACTTGGCAAAAACATCAGCGAACAAAAGGCTGGGATGGCAGTCCGATTATACAGTGATTACCCCTATCCTTGGCGAAAAGCTGAAGGTGGGCCCAGAGATGATTTTGAGAAACAGGCACTTACCTACTTAAGACAACATCCTGAAGAGAACAATTTTTCTCGTCTGGAGAAAAAAGATGGTCGTAGCTTATGGCGATATGGGCAATCTGTACGCATGGAGGCTAGCTGCGTTGCTTGTCACGACAGCGATCCTAATAGTCCAAAACGCGACTGGCAAGTAGGAGACGTGCGGGGAGTTTTGGCGATTACTCAATCTCTAGACAGTTTTACAGAAAAAACTAATAAAAGTTTGCAAACAACATTTGTGATGTTGGGAGGATTATCTGTACTGGGACTGACTGGGTTAACCTTGGTTATTAGTAGGTTACGTCAAACAACTAGAGAATTAGAAGTACGTGTTACAGAACGCACGGCTGATTTAGCTCAAGCTAATACAGATTTAGAAAAAAGAAATTCCTTAATTCGTCAAGTGTTTGGCCGTTATCTCAGTGATGAAATTGTCGCCAATTTGTTAGATAGCCCCGAAGGGTTGAAACTTGGAGGTGAGAGGCGGAAAATTACAATCCTGACTTCTGATTTAAGAGGATTCACAGCCATCTCAGAGCGATCGCAACCAGAAGAAGTCATCACAATCCTTAACATCTATCTAGAATACATGGCTGATGTCATTACCCAATACCAGGGAACTATTAATGAATTCATGGGTGATGGCATTTTGGTGCTATTTGGTGCACCCATGCCCAAAGAAGATGATGCTGCTAAAGCTGTAGCTTGTGCTTGTGCCATGCAATTAGCTATGAGTGCTGTCAATGAAAGGCTGCAAAATTTAGGTTTTCCTCAACTAGATATGGGAATTGGGATTAATACTGGACTAGTTATTTTGGGAAACATCGGCTCACAAAAACGTACTAAATATGGTGTCGTTGGTAGTCAGGTAAACCTTACTTATCGCATTGAATCTTACACCACAGGTGGCGAAGTTTTAATATCCGATGAGACATTAAAAGCTGCTGGCTCAATTGTGCAATTAAGTGGACATAGACAAGTACAACCGAAAGGAGTAAAACAGCCAATTACTGTACACCAAGTTTATGGAATTAGCGGAGATTACAATCTTTTTCTACCCATAGAAGCAGAAGATTTTCTACCACTTTCAGGCATCATCCCTATACAATATGCGTTGTTAGAAGAAAAGCATATTAGCACAACTATATATCAAGGAAGTATCGTTGAACTCTCAGCTAAGGGCGCTAAAATTCGCATGGAAAATGCAGCAGAAGTTTCTCCACCACCTGCACAGACTAATATCAGACTTAAATTATTAGTACCAAACATCCCCACAGAACTTCAAGAAGATATCTATGCTAAGGTGTTTGACAAACCAGCAGACAATGGCAGTTTTTATCTTCATTTCACTGCTAAACCGCCAGCTATCCAAGCGAGATTAGACGCTATATACCAATCTCTAAAAGGAGCAGCCGAATCATGA
- the gyrB gene encoding DNA topoisomerase (ATP-hydrolyzing) subunit B yields the protein MTSSYSADQIQVLEGLEAVRKRPGMYIGSTGPRGLHHLVYEVVDNSVDEALAGYCTHVEVDINADGSVTVTDDGRGIPTDIHPKTGKSALETVLTVLHAGGKFGGGGYKVSGGLHGVGISVVNALSEFVEVTVWRDKKVHLQRYERGVPASELQTKAYKEARTGTSVTFKPDTQIFTTGIEFDYITLAGRLRELAYLNAGVKITFTDNRLELLKSDTPKVETYEYKGGIKEYIAYMNREKQPLHEEIIYVQGERNNVQVEVALQWCTDAYTDNVLGFANNIRTVDGGTHLEGLKAVLTRTLNAIARKRNKIKENEANLSGEHVREGLTAVISVKVPDPEFEGQTKTKLGNTEVRGIVDSLVGEVLTEYLEFHPGVADAVLDKAIQAFKAAEAARHARELVRRKSVLESSPLPGKLADCSSRDPSESEIYIVEGDSAGGSAKQGRDRRTQAILPLRGKILNIEKTDDSKIYKNNEVQALITALGLGVKGEEFDASQLRYHRIVIMTDADVDGAHIRTLLLTFFYRYQRALIEQGFIYIACPPLYKLERGRNHEYCYSDRELQQKIAAFPSNANYTIQRFKGLGEMMPEQLWTTTMNPETRKMKQVEIEDAAEADRIFTILMGDRVAPRREFIETYGSKLNLTDLDI from the coding sequence ATGACGAGCAGTTACAGTGCCGATCAGATTCAAGTTCTGGAAGGTCTGGAAGCCGTCCGCAAACGACCAGGTATGTACATCGGTTCCACTGGCCCGCGGGGACTCCATCATTTAGTTTACGAGGTGGTGGATAACTCGGTTGATGAGGCTTTAGCTGGTTATTGCACTCATGTGGAAGTGGATATCAACGCTGACGGCTCTGTTACTGTAACAGATGATGGGCGGGGTATTCCTACTGATATTCACCCAAAAACCGGAAAATCAGCTTTGGAAACTGTGTTGACAGTGTTACACGCCGGGGGTAAGTTTGGCGGTGGCGGCTACAAAGTTTCTGGAGGTTTGCACGGGGTAGGGATTTCTGTAGTTAACGCCCTGTCTGAGTTTGTTGAGGTGACAGTTTGGCGGGATAAAAAGGTTCATCTCCAGCGTTATGAACGAGGTGTTCCAGCTTCTGAACTGCAAACCAAGGCTTACAAGGAAGCGAGAACCGGAACTTCTGTTACCTTCAAGCCTGATACTCAAATCTTCACTACAGGCATTGAGTTTGATTACATTACTTTAGCGGGTCGCTTGCGGGAGCTAGCTTATTTAAATGCAGGTGTCAAAATTACATTTACTGACAACCGCCTGGAATTACTCAAAAGCGATACTCCCAAGGTAGAAACCTACGAATATAAGGGCGGGATCAAAGAATATATTGCCTACATGAACCGCGAGAAGCAGCCTCTGCATGAAGAAATTATTTATGTGCAGGGTGAACGCAATAATGTTCAAGTAGAAGTAGCTTTGCAGTGGTGTACTGATGCTTATACAGATAATGTTCTAGGGTTTGCTAATAATATTCGTACAGTTGATGGTGGTACGCATTTAGAAGGCTTAAAGGCAGTTCTGACACGGACACTCAATGCGATCGCGCGCAAGCGTAACAAAATTAAAGAAAATGAAGCCAATCTGAGTGGTGAACATGTGCGGGAAGGACTGACAGCAGTAATTTCCGTCAAAGTCCCCGATCCTGAATTTGAAGGACAAACCAAAACTAAGCTGGGTAATACGGAAGTTCGCGGGATTGTGGATTCTTTGGTTGGGGAAGTCCTCACCGAATATCTCGAATTTCACCCTGGTGTAGCTGATGCAGTTTTAGATAAAGCTATCCAAGCCTTTAAAGCCGCCGAAGCTGCTCGTCATGCGCGGGAGTTAGTGCGCCGCAAATCGGTGCTAGAATCCTCTCCGTTGCCTGGTAAATTGGCAGATTGCAGTTCTCGCGACCCCAGCGAATCGGAAATTTATATTGTAGAAGGCGATTCTGCAGGTGGTAGTGCTAAACAAGGACGCGATCGCCGTACCCAAGCTATCCTTCCCCTACGCGGTAAAATCCTCAATATTGAGAAAACTGACGACTCCAAAATTTATAAAAATAATGAAGTCCAAGCATTAATTACAGCACTAGGTTTAGGTGTCAAAGGTGAAGAATTCGATGCTTCGCAATTGCGCTATCATCGCATAGTAATTATGACTGACGCTGACGTGGATGGAGCGCATATCCGTACACTATTGTTAACATTTTTCTATCGGTATCAGCGAGCGTTAATTGAGCAGGGCTTCATTTATATTGCTTGTCCTCCGCTTTATAAATTAGAAAGAGGACGTAATCACGAGTATTGCTATAGCGATCGCGAATTACAACAAAAGATTGCTGCCTTTCCTAGCAATGCCAACTACACTATCCAACGGTTTAAAGGGTTGGGAGAAATGATGCCAGAACAACTCTGGACAACCACTATGAACCCAGAAACCCGCAAAATGAAACAAGTCGAGATTGAGGATGCGGCTGAAGCCGATCGCATTTTCACAATTTTAATGGGCGATCGCGTCGCACCCCGACGAGAATTTATCGAAACCTATGGTTCTAAACTGAATTTAACGGATCTAGATATCTAA
- a CDS encoding AAA family ATPase yields the protein MITVSGHQIIETIYVGSKTVIYRGLRIGDQQPIIVKVVNNEYPTLSDIARLKHEYDITQFLNMPGIVKSYCLKNTNGSLALVLEDFGGESLYQYIQVKTLKITEFLIIAIKLADILGELSKNQIIHQDIKPHNIIINSQTGEIKITDFAIASRVSRETQFICNLNRLEGTLAYMSPEQTGRMNRSIDYRTDFYSLGVTFYEMLTQHLPFETNDAMELVHCHIAKQPLPPHELNSDIPETISDIILKLLAKTPEERYQSSYGLRADLQKCLTQLCETNQILYFPLGQQDISPIFQIPQKLYGRDREISTLVNACERVIGRNQESLRLSSPSGYSEMMLISGYSGIGKSALVQEVYQPITKHKGYFIAGKCNLLQRNIPYGSIIPAFQKLIRQLLTESDAQIAVWRAEFLAALSTNCQVIINVIPEIELIVGQQPTIPELGVVESQNRFNKVLQNFIHIFSKPEHPLVIFLDDLQWADSASLKLIQSLMTEADSHYLFLIGAYRDKEVNATHPLMLTFKEIQKHNHKINCSNNLFPKVNHLSLSPLNLAHVTQLIKDTLHCEQLKAIPLAELVVEKTHGNPFFVNEFLKSLYTQELLEFDFVQGVWQWNIVDIQATPITNNVVDLMADKIQRLSTQTQQILKLAACIGYQFDLQTLSIVYKKTAIATASDLWEAIESGLILPLGNEDQLLRAEDWIKQETGTESKFAVSHLPALISYKFLHDRVQQAAYCLIPEDQKQIVHLQLGQLLLKNNQCRREEKIFDIVNQLNFGMQLITNQSEKYELAELNLCAGKKSKLSAAYNSAINYLRNGIKLLSNCSWEEQYELTLALYQEAVEAAYINGEFTEMERYLQIVLQQAKTVLDKVKVYEIKIQFCAARNKMQGTIETTLEILDLLEIRFPQNPSKLDVQQSYTETKYALAGKEPLDLLDLPVMTDPYTIAALRLMSNVTISAYNTAPIIFQLMTLQQVKLLVQYGNSAVAASSYAWYGLFLSGIVDDIDTGYKFGQLALKILDKFDAKEFQAKTFFAFNIFIMPWKMHIKKTLKPLFKSYQIGIEMADFEYAARAALHYGCHSYLAGNPLLETEQEMSKYSHLMLELKQESVLCKNEIIRRSILKLLDRFEPTVGCNCGDFNDEKLLKFLLDANLCHTIFVLAINRLIVSYLLQDFPLVNKYAVLAETYLDSGCAFSLGAIFNFYDSLYQLAIYTEAESDEKIQILEKVHTNQQKMQIWSHYAPMNFLQKYHLVAAERHRVLGEDIQAIDNYNRAIELSREHEYLQEEALANELAAKFYLTKGMTKIAQVYMVDAHYCYQRWGAIAKVRQLEETYPQLLIWQSSSFEKARTSISQTLNRLTTSSTSSSSDSGVAEVLDLATVIKASQAIAGEIVLENLLAKLMAIVIENAGATKGVLILCQNGELWIKAVKEVGSDTVKVLQSLPVDHSDVLPKVIVNYVARTQSDVVLTNATCEGLFIKDIFIKENQPQSVLCTPILNQGKLLGVLYLENHLTTGAFTDNHLEVLKILSSQAAISIENALLYQTLEQKVQERTTQLAQANMDLKKRNLLIRQVFGRYLSDDIVANLLESPERLQLGGDRRKMTILTSDLRGFTAISERSQPEEVISILNIYFEFMADVITKYQGSINEFMGDGILVLFGAPTPREDDALRAVACACAMQLAMDAVNEKLQDLNFPQLDMGIGINTGLVILGNIGSEKRTKYGIVGSQVNLAYRIESYSLGGEILISEQTLQEVGSIVRINGQKQVHPKGVKQLITIYCVDGIGKPYNLFLSTEEEIFFTLTEIIPIQYAMIEEKHINEIMFQGSVIQISEKGAKVYCDHLPEGCLPPAQTNIKLNLLVPNIPAELQEDIYAKVSENLADSRSFYLHFSRKSLALEMMRWAKLSQKIRLFPSSVN from the coding sequence ATGATTACAGTTTCAGGGCATCAAATAATAGAAACTATTTATGTAGGTTCAAAAACAGTTATTTATCGGGGCTTGAGAATTGGGGATCAACAACCAATAATTGTAAAGGTGGTTAACAACGAATATCCCACTCTTAGTGATATCGCCAGATTGAAGCATGAATATGACATCACTCAATTTCTTAATATGCCAGGAATTGTCAAGTCTTATTGCTTGAAAAATACTAATGGTTCTCTAGCATTGGTATTAGAAGATTTTGGCGGAGAATCGCTATATCAATATATTCAAGTAAAAACCCTAAAAATCACCGAATTTTTGATAATTGCTATTAAATTAGCTGATATTTTAGGTGAATTATCCAAAAACCAGATTATTCATCAGGATATTAAACCCCACAATATTATTATTAACTCGCAAACTGGCGAGATAAAAATTACAGATTTTGCGATCGCTTCCCGAGTGTCTAGAGAAACCCAATTCATCTGTAATCTTAATCGCTTGGAAGGGACATTAGCTTATATGTCGCCAGAGCAAACAGGGAGAATGAATAGATCCATAGACTATCGCACTGACTTTTACTCTTTAGGTGTCACCTTTTATGAAATGCTCACCCAGCATTTGCCATTTGAAACTAACGATGCAATGGAGTTGGTTCATTGTCATATTGCAAAACAGCCGCTACCACCTCATGAATTGAATTCGGATATTCCTGAAACAATTTCAGATATTATCTTAAAGTTGTTAGCAAAAACGCCGGAAGAAAGATATCAAAGTAGCTATGGATTGAGGGCAGATTTACAAAAATGCCTTACTCAATTATGCGAAACTAACCAAATTTTATACTTTCCATTAGGACAGCAAGATATTTCACCAATCTTTCAAATCCCACAAAAATTGTATGGCAGAGATAGAGAAATTTCTACATTAGTAAATGCTTGCGAACGAGTAATAGGGAGAAATCAAGAAAGCTTACGCTTGTCTTCCCCATCTGGCTATTCGGAAATGATGCTTATATCTGGTTATTCTGGTATCGGCAAATCAGCATTAGTACAAGAAGTTTATCAACCAATTACTAAGCACAAAGGATACTTTATTGCTGGGAAATGTAATCTGTTACAGAGGAATATTCCCTATGGTTCGATAATTCCAGCCTTTCAGAAATTAATTCGCCAGTTGTTGACAGAATCTGATGCCCAAATTGCAGTCTGGCGGGCAGAGTTTTTAGCTGCTTTATCGACTAATTGCCAGGTGATTATTAATGTAATTCCTGAAATTGAACTAATTGTAGGTCAACAGCCTACTATACCAGAACTAGGGGTAGTAGAATCACAAAATCGCTTTAATAAAGTCTTGCAAAACTTCATCCATATATTTAGTAAACCTGAACACCCCTTAGTAATTTTTTTGGATGATTTGCAATGGGCGGATTCTGCTTCCCTAAAATTGATCCAATCGTTAATGACAGAAGCAGATAGTCATTATTTATTTCTCATAGGTGCTTATAGAGATAAAGAAGTTAATGCAACTCATCCATTAATGTTGACATTCAAAGAAATTCAAAAGCACAATCATAAAATCAATTGTAGTAACAATCTTTTTCCTAAAGTTAATCATCTCTCTCTTTCTCCGTTAAATTTAGCTCATGTTACGCAGTTAATTAAAGATACTCTACATTGCGAGCAATTGAAAGCTATACCATTAGCGGAACTTGTTGTTGAAAAAACTCATGGTAATCCTTTTTTTGTGAATGAATTCTTGAAATCCTTATATACACAAGAATTATTAGAATTTGATTTTGTTCAGGGAGTATGGCAGTGGAATATAGTAGATATTCAAGCCACACCAATTACAAATAATGTTGTTGATTTAATGGCAGATAAAATTCAAAGACTCTCTACTCAGACTCAACAAATTTTAAAGCTAGCCGCTTGTATTGGGTATCAATTTGATTTGCAAACCCTATCAATTGTCTATAAAAAAACTGCGATCGCAACTGCTAGTGATTTATGGGAAGCAATTGAGTCAGGACTAATTCTGCCCTTGGGGAATGAGGATCAACTGCTGAGGGCTGAAGATTGGATCAAGCAAGAGACAGGAACTGAGTCGAAATTTGCTGTTTCTCATCTTCCGGCTTTGATATCTTACAAATTCTTGCACGATCGCGTACAACAAGCTGCTTATTGCTTAATTCCCGAAGACCAAAAACAAATAGTACATCTACAACTAGGGCAACTACTGCTCAAAAATAATCAATGTAGGCGAGAAGAAAAAATCTTTGATATTGTCAATCAACTCAATTTTGGAATGCAACTGATTACTAATCAATCAGAAAAGTATGAATTGGCAGAATTAAATCTCTGTGCTGGTAAAAAATCTAAACTATCCGCTGCCTATAATTCAGCAATAAATTACTTGCGAAATGGCATTAAATTGTTAAGTAATTGTAGCTGGGAGGAGCAATATGAACTGACACTAGCACTTTATCAAGAAGCCGTAGAAGCAGCCTACATCAATGGTGAGTTTACAGAGATGGAGCGTTATCTGCAAATAGTTCTACAACAAGCAAAGACTGTGCTTGACAAAGTAAAAGTCTATGAAATTAAAATCCAATTTTGTGCTGCTCGTAATAAGATGCAGGGCACAATAGAAACAACCTTAGAAATTCTAGATTTATTAGAAATTAGGTTTCCGCAAAATCCCAGTAAATTAGATGTTCAACAGAGTTATACAGAAACAAAATATGCATTAGCAGGCAAAGAACCTCTGGATTTACTTGACTTACCAGTAATGACAGATCCCTATACAATAGCTGCTCTCCGACTAATGTCAAATGTAACTATTAGTGCTTACAATACAGCACCTATTATCTTTCAATTGATGACTCTGCAACAAGTGAAACTGTTAGTTCAGTATGGTAATTCTGCTGTTGCTGCCTCATCTTATGCTTGGTATGGCTTATTTTTGTCGGGTATTGTCGATGATATTGATACAGGTTATAAGTTTGGTCAATTGGCATTAAAAATTTTAGATAAATTCGATGCCAAAGAATTTCAAGCTAAAACTTTTTTTGCATTTAATATCTTTATTATGCCGTGGAAAATGCATATTAAAAAAACACTAAAGCCCTTATTTAAAAGTTATCAAATTGGTATAGAAATGGCAGATTTTGAATATGCTGCCCGAGCTGCTTTACATTATGGTTGTCATTCTTATCTTGCAGGTAATCCATTGTTGGAAACTGAACAGGAGATGTCAAAATACAGTCATTTAATGCTGGAATTAAAACAGGAGTCAGTACTTTGTAAGAATGAGATAATTCGTCGCTCTATTTTGAAATTACTGGATAGATTTGAACCCACAGTTGGTTGTAACTGTGGGGATTTTAATGATGAGAAACTCCTGAAATTTTTGCTAGATGCGAATCTATGCCACACAATTTTTGTCTTAGCCATTAACAGACTGATAGTTAGTTACTTACTGCAAGATTTTCCGCTAGTAAATAAGTATGCTGTGCTAGCAGAAACATACCTAGATAGTGGATGTGCATTTAGTCTTGGAGCCATATTTAATTTTTATGATTCTTTATACCAACTAGCTATATATACAGAGGCTGAGAGCGATGAAAAAATCCAGATATTAGAAAAAGTACATACTAACCAACAAAAAATGCAAATCTGGTCACACTATGCACCAATGAATTTCTTACAGAAGTATCATTTAGTAGCAGCAGAAAGGCATCGAGTTCTGGGTGAAGATATTCAGGCAATAGACAATTATAATCGCGCCATAGAATTGTCTAGAGAACATGAATATTTACAAGAAGAAGCTTTAGCAAACGAACTAGCAGCCAAATTTTATTTAACAAAAGGCATGACCAAAATTGCTCAGGTTTACATGGTGGATGCCCATTATTGTTATCAGCGATGGGGAGCGATCGCTAAAGTTAGACAGCTAGAAGAAACCTATCCCCAGCTACTTATATGGCAATCTAGTAGCTTTGAAAAAGCGCGTACCAGCATCAGTCAAACCCTCAATCGCCTGACAACTTCCTCAACTTCTTCTAGCAGTGATAGTGGTGTTGCTGAAGTGCTAGATTTGGCAACTGTGATCAAAGCTTCCCAAGCGATCGCAGGTGAAATTGTCTTAGAGAATTTGCTGGCAAAATTGATGGCGATCGTGATTGAAAATGCAGGAGCAACTAAAGGTGTTTTAATCCTCTGCCAAAACGGGGAACTGTGGATTAAAGCTGTCAAAGAAGTGGGTAGCGATACTGTCAAAGTTCTGCAATCATTACCAGTGGATCACAGCGATGTGCTACCAAAAGTCATCGTCAATTATGTAGCTAGAACCCAGTCGGATGTCGTTCTTACCAATGCTACTTGTGAAGGGCTATTTATTAAAGATATTTTTATTAAAGAAAATCAACCCCAATCAGTTCTTTGTACTCCCATCCTGAATCAAGGCAAACTTCTGGGTGTGTTGTATTTGGAAAATCACCTAACAACAGGTGCATTTACAGACAATCACCTAGAAGTTTTGAAAATTTTATCTTCTCAAGCCGCTATTTCTATTGAAAATGCACTACTTTACCAAACTCTAGAACAAAAAGTACAGGAACGCACTACCCAACTGGCTCAAGCCAATATGGACTTAAAAAAACGGAATTTACTGATTCGTCAGGTGTTTGGACGTTATTTAAGTGATGATATTGTCGCCAATTTGCTAGAAAGCCCAGAAAGATTGCAACTTGGCGGCGATAGAAGAAAAATGACGATCCTGACTTCTGATTTAAGAGGATTTACAGCCATCTCAGAGCGATCGCAACCAGAAGAAGTAATTAGTATCCTCAACATCTATTTTGAATTTATGGCAGATGTCATTACCAAGTATCAGGGAAGTATTAATGAGTTCATGGGTGATGGGATTTTGGTGCTATTTGGTGCTCCTACACCCAGAGAAGATGACGCGCTAAGAGCTGTAGCTTGTGCTTGTGCTATGCAGTTGGCGATGGATGCTGTGAATGAAAAATTGCAAGATTTAAATTTCCCTCAACTAGACATGGGTATTGGTATCAACACGGGTTTGGTAATTTTGGGAAATATTGGCTCAGAGAAACGAACTAAGTACGGTATTGTTGGTAGCCAAGTAAATCTAGCTTACCGGATTGAATCTTACAGTCTAGGGGGTGAGATTCTGATTTCAGAACAAACATTACAAGAAGTCGGCTCTATTGTCAGAATCAACGGGCAAAAGCAGGTACATCCTAAAGGAGTGAAACAACTAATTACTATTTACTGTGTTGACGGTATTGGCAAACCATACAACCTTTTTCTATCCACAGAAGAAGAGATATTCTTCACTCTGACTGAAATCATCCCCATCCAGTACGCCATGATTGAGGAAAAGCATATTAATGAAATTATGTTTCAGGGAAGTGTAATCCAAATCTCAGAAAAGGGAGCTAAAGTCTACTGTGATCATTTGCCAGAAGGTTGTTTACCACCTGCACAAACAAACATTAAACTCAACTTATTAGTACCGAATATTCCAGCAGAACTGCAAGAAGATATATATGCTAAAGTATCGGAGAATTTAGCAGATTCTAGGAGTTTTTATCTTCATTTTTCGAGAAAATCTCTAGCTTTAGAGATGATGCGTTGGGCGAAATTAAGTCAAAAAATACGCTTGTTCCCAAGCTCAGTTAACTAA